A region from the Cannabis sativa cultivar Pink pepper isolate KNU-18-1 chromosome 9, ASM2916894v1, whole genome shotgun sequence genome encodes:
- the LOC115723455 gene encoding peroxidase 47, whose translation MVEFVFGNKFVSSSSVIILLMMKVIVVMSGYRFGVANGVSMNYYVMSCPMADIIVQNTVNRALRNDPTLAASLIRLHFHDCFVQGCDASILIDSTKDNTAEKDSPANLSLRGYELIDEVKEELEQQCPGVVSCADIVAMAARDAVFFAGGPVYDIPKGRKDGRISKIEETIKLPFPSMNASELIRVFGQHGLTAQDMVALSGAHTLGVARCSSFKSRLSEADPTLDSDFARTLSKTCSAGDTAEQPFDATRNDFDNVYFNGLVRKNGVLTSDQTLYASPRTRSIVNAYAFNQAMFFLDFQQAFIKMGLLDLKQGSQGEVRASCRTIN comes from the exons ATGGTGGAGTTTGTATTTGGGAATAAGTTTGTGAGCAGTAGTAGTGTGATAATACTATTAATGATGAAAGTGATAGTGGTGATGAGTGGATACAGATTTGGTGTAGCAAATGGTGTGAGTATGAATTACTATGTAATGAGTTGCCCCATGGCTGATATCATCGTCCAGAACACTGTCAATAGAGCTTTGAGGAATGATCCCACTCTTGCTGCCTCTCTTATCAGATTGCATTTCCACGACTGTTTCGTTCAG GGGTGCGATGCATCAATTCTGATAGACTCAACAAAGGACAACACAGCAGAAAAGGATTCGCCAGCAAATCTTAGTTTGCGTGGGTATGAGCTTATAGATGAAGTGAAAGAGGAGCTGGAACAACAATGTCCTGGCGTTGTTTCCTGTGCTGATATTGTGGCTATGGCTGCTAGAGATGCCGTTTTCTTT gcAGGAGGCCCTGTGTACGACATACCGAAAGGACGAAAGGACGGAAGGATATCCAAAATAGAAGAGACCATCAAGCTGCCGTTTCCCTCCATGAATGCCTCAGAGCTCATCAGAGTATTTGGGCAGCACGGCTTAACTGCCCAAGATATGGTTGCTCTCTCTG gAGCACATACACTAGGAGTTGCTCGATGCTCATCGTTCAAAAGTCGTTTGAGCGAAGCAGATCCAACGCTAGATTCGGACTTCGCAAGGACGCTATCGAAAACATGCAGCGCAGGGGACACGGCGGAGCAGCCATTCGACGCCACTCGAAACGACTTCGACAATGTTTACTTCAATGGTCTTGTTAGGAAGAACGGTGTGCTGACCTCAGACCAAACTCTGTACGCTTCCCCAAGGACAAGATCCATTGTCAATGCCTACGCATTCAACCAAGCCATGTTCTTCTTGGACTTCCAGCAGGCCTTCATCAAAATGGGCTTACTCGATCTCAAACAGGGTTCTCAAGGAGAGGTCCGAGCATCTTGCCGTactatcaattaa